A genomic region of Cryptococcus gattii WM276 chromosome F, complete sequence contains the following coding sequences:
- a CDS encoding COP9 complex subunit 6, putative (Similar to TIGR gene model, INSD accession AAW44104.1) — protein sequence MPGSSSSPHVIQSGATSGLNINLHPLAILNISDVYTRAQCTSTGSEVPKLIGALLGTESNREVSIVNSFELIYHPSATSNEDVEMNDSGSARSKYVLDTDFLETRKGQFKQVFPTLDVIGWYSIGKEPSSDDVSLHAQFASSIETPIFLLFDPSPASDSQALPLKIYESATVTDTTGETSGEEKFVELEYGIETGEAERIAVDGVAKGGTGEEDTAVAHLTTQRNAIKMLYDRIEILLKYIAGVVNKSAKPDYSILRQISSLVATLPTMDASEFREELITEYSDVQISSYLTTLIKQLNALSEVFNKSDVCHSTLKSIPLFMARRRMSSWEALVWE from the exons ATGCCCGGCTCCTCATCCAGCCCTCATGTAATACAATCCGGTGCAACATCCGGTTTGAACATCAACTT ACATCCTCTAGCTATTCTCAACATTTCAGACGTTTACACCCGGGCTCAATGCACCTCCACAGGATCTGAAGTGCCTAAAC TGATTGGCGCCCTTCTCGGCACTGAGAGTAACCGCGAGGTTTCTATCGTTAACTCTTTCGAGCTCATCTACCATCCCTCGGCGACGAGCAACGAGGATGTAGAGATGAATGATAGCGGATCGGCGCGCAGCAAATACGTGCTTGACACTGACTTTCTTGAGACGCGAAAGGGGCAAT TCAAACAGGTGTTTCCGACGCTCGATGTTATCGGGTGGTATTCCATCGGCAAAGAGCCTTCATCAGATGACGTTTCCCTCCATGCTCAATTCGCTTCATCCATTGAAACACCCATCTTTCTCTTATTCGATCCAAGTCCTGCTTCGGACTCTCAGGCTCTCCCCTTGAAGATATATGAATCCGCAACTGTCACAGACACCACAGGGGAAACGTCTGGGGAAGAAAAGTTTGTAGAGCTGGAATATGGCATTGAGACCGGTGAAGCGGAAAGAATTGCTGTGGACGGAGTTGCCAAGGGCGGAACAGGAGAGGAGGATACTG CGGTTGCCCACCTCACAACCCAGAGAAACGCTATCAAGATGCTGTATGATAGGATAGAAATATTGTTGAAATACATCGCTGGTGTAGTCAACA AATCGGCTAAGCCTGATTACTCCATACTCCGCCAAATTTCATCTCTTGTCGCAACTCTTCCTACTATGGATGCTAGCGAATTCCGTGAAGAGCTCATAACT GAATATAGCGATGTCCAGATTAGTTCATACTTGACAACCCTGATCAAGCAGCTCAACGCCCTTAGTGAGGTAT TCAATAAATCTGATGTCTGTCACAGTACGCTGAAAAGCATTCCCTTGTTTATGGCcagaaggaggatgagtTCATGGGAGGCCCTGGTATGGGAATGA
- a CDS encoding uncharacterized protein (Similar to SGTC gene model, INSD accession EAL20331.1), whose translation MSKVTNRAIPDRPNRPLVIRCGYEGFSRRVNFPSAATCRLESLRNRVEECFSLSAAPYSLIYTDDDGEEFSIRSEDDLTEAISYFISGDDDAAMSNYSGSGSGVLPYHSSMSKITLRLDVVVEYDGPSLSDTSSISSFQTGSGSDHDSAYRSSAYESSYRGSILSMVQEPIEEEYTDEDDPGSNTARQSVAGRMSRMTLDDARLTSSQYSGSTPRRRSEINYVPPNDNFIPTQPSIPQPPFTGPDSASAPSLLTHSELGTRWLREQSNLAARKIGPSIKSKKSTTYDSDDDSTASDDERSGDFALVRDARGRYYYSYRTDISSATASDIDLTDHEIASHRHSVQSSVLSSRSSPSSSHAHLHTPSLRPSEPAGAPILAPDCSACGVRLDYLRYICQTCGEGEMWMENAPGKAAFVPPTVPSESSQSDGSSDATEFAARATSSSSGSRTVYSTASRSRSGSISTNASRGSMQALAGSSSSPTNASYHFGVGFTPPHSPISAPDDLTPSLAQRDQPRRKTGYELCANCIEIHGIEHTKAAARAAKNELSGTELRRRKKAGELRHTFNERIWGAGGWDDVEYNEDSECTICRTTLFSNRFKCVSCPKFDLCRSCYQKVDEIHPAHAFLSLPDKPLPIETSRNAVHENGQPNLQVAGPQLIRHPGAFCHNCLQDIVGPRFHCAVCPSWDLCIQCEGIHTAGGDGSGHLSDHIMMKIPVPLPTSEIEAVSRRARDRWFQQDRTVATSGGDPISSLSRSYHSRSSSPAGDNSTLYAPTAIRAGDPSPSPSSQIVNVSQRDALDHGVRCGNCNEWIMGRRYQCANCPSDPAGFNLCSICELRSYRVHDPTHFFFKFDRPVHIPIRSYRPVLPLLYRHPVGKVPASALATINPRDPTAYLKHVMHRDTLCDVHGDQIRGVWLRCAHCAGGFDICLDAERIADHDATHVFVVFKARVDMTAFRQLADLAATHSKPLLRQPVYVS comes from the exons ATGTCTAAGGTAACAAACAGGGCCATCCCCGATAGACCAAATCGCCCACTTGTCATACGGTGCGGCTATGAAGGATTCTCTCGGCGCGTTAACTTTCCATCGGCTGCGACATGCCGGCTTGAGTCTTTACGGAATAGA GTTGAGGAATGCTTCTCGCTATCAGCAGCACCTTACTCTCTGATATATACCGATGATGATGGGGAAGAATTCTCCATTCGAAGCGAGGACGACCTTACGGAAGCCATCTCGTACTTCATATCTGGCGATGACGATGCTGCGATGTCGAACTATTCTGGATCAGGATCTGGCGTACTTCCATACCATTCCTCAATGTCAAAAATCACACTCCGGCTGGATGTTGTCGTTGAATATGACGGGCCCAGTCTAAGTGATACTTCATCAATCTCGAGTTTCCAGACAGGCTCAGGGTCCGATCATGATTCAGCATACCGATCAAGCGCATATGAGAGCAGCTATAGGGGGAGCATTTTAAGCATGGTGCAAGAACCCATTGAAGAGGAGTATACTGACGAGGATGACCCGGGGAGTAATACGGCTAGACAATCAGTCGCCGGCCGCATGAGTAGAATGACCTTGGACGACGCCCGATTGACATCGAGCCAGTATTCTGGGTCGACTCCACGACGAAGATCTGAGATAAATTATGTTCCCCCGAATGATAACTTTATACCGACACAACCGTCTATCCCTCAGCCACCTTTCACTGGACCAGACAGCGCCAGTGCACCTTCGCTCCTTACACACTCAGAGCTGGGGACAAGGTGGTTAAGAGAACAGTCAAACCTGGCTGCTCGGAAAATTGGCCCCAGCATAAAATCAAAAAAGTCGACCACGTACGACAGCGATGATGATAGTACAGCGAGCGACGATGAGCGGTCTGGAGATTTTGCTCTGGTTCGAGATGCTCGAGGCC GTTACTATTACTCTTACCGAACTGATATCTCGTCCGCCACTGCTTCTGATATTGATCTTACGGACCACGAGATCGCTTCACATCGTCACTCGGTCCAGTCTTCTGTGCTATCGAGCAGATCCTCTCCATCATCAAGTCATGCGCACTTGCATACCCCTTCCCTTCGCCCCTCCGAACCAGCAGGTGCACCCATTCTTGCTCCGGACTGCTCAGCATGCGGCGTACGCTTGGATTACCTCCGTTACATATGCCAAACGTGCGGAGAAGGCGAAATGTGGATGGAAAATGCGCCAGGAAAAGCTGCATTTGTTCCACCCACAGTGCCGAGCGAATCGTCTCAGAGCGATGGGTCATCTGACGCGACAGAATTTGCTGCTCGCGCCACTTCTTCCAGCAGCGGTTCAAGGACTGTGTATAGCACCGCATCTCGCAGTCGCAGTGGATCGATATCAACGAACGCTTCGCGCGGATCTATGCAAGCTTTGGCCGGTAGCTCATCTTCGCCTACAAATGCCAGCTATCATTTCGGCGTTGGTTTCACCCCTCCACATTCTCCCATTTCGGCTCCTGATGACCTCACACCTTCTCTAGCTCAACGTGATCAGCCTCGACGAAAGACCGGATATGAACTTTGCGCCAACTGCATTGAAATTCATGGGATAGAGCACACGAAGGCAGCCGCAAGGGCGGCTAAGAATGAGCTGAGCGGTACAGAGCtaagaaggaggaagaaggctGGAGAGCTGAGGCACACATTCAACGAGAGGATATGGGGAGCAGGAGGGTGGGATGACGTGG AGTACAACGAAGATTCGGAATGCACCATTTGCCGGACGACACTGTTCTCAAATCGTTTCAAGT GTGTTTCATGTCCAAAGTTCGATCTTTGTCGATCTTGCTACCAGAAAGTCGACGAGATTCACCCTGCACATGCTTTTCTTTCATTGCCCGATAAGCCCCTTCCGATAGAAACTTCAAGAAATGCCGTCCATGAGAATGGCCAGCCAAACTTGCAAGTGGCAGGGCCACAAT TGATTCGTCACCCAGGAGCCTTTTGTCACAA CTGTCTGCAAGATATCGTCGGGCCAAGGTTTCACTGTGCTGTGTGTCCTTCATGGGATCTGTGTATTCAGTGTGAAGGTATCCACACAGCTGGTGGAGATGGATCAGGCCATCTGTCTGATCATATCATGATGAAG ATTCCCGTTCCACTTCCCACGTCCGAGATAGAGGCGGTATCTCGGCGTGCCCGTGACCGATGGTTCCAGCAAGATCGCACAGTAGCCACATCTGGGGGAGACCCAATCTCTTCTCTATCACGGTCTTACCATTCGCGCTCCTCATCTCCCGCAGGGGATAATTCGACCCTATATGCGCCAACAGCAATAAGAGCTGGGGACCCGTCTCCATCACCATCTAGTCAGATCGTCAATGTCAGTCAGAGAGATGCGTTGGATCATGGCGTGAGATGTGGAAACTGTAATGAATGGATTATGGGAAGGCGATATCAATGTGCCAATTGCCCGTCAGACCCCGCTGGATTTAATTTG TGTTCAATCTGCGAGCTCCGGTCGTACAGAGTCCATGATCCTACTCATTTCTTTTTCAAGTTTGATCGACCAGTCCATATCCCAATTCGGTCCTATCGTCCTGTGCTTCCCCTTCTTTATCGCCATCCAGTTGGCAAAGTACCTGCCTCTGCCCTGGCTACCATAAATCCTCGGGACCCAACTGCCTATCTCAAGCACGTAATGCACAGAGATACGCTATGTGATGTCCATGGGGATCAGATCAGGGGCGTGTGGCTGAGATGTGCTCATTGCGCTGGGGGATTTGATATTTGTTTGGACGCCGAGAGAATAGCTGATCACGACGCGACGCATG TCTTTGTGGTCTTCAAAGCACGAGTAGATATGACAGCTTTCCGTCAATTGGCTGATTTGGCTGCAACCCATAGTAAACCGTTACTCAGACAACCTGTCTATGTCTCATAA